TCGCTCAGCGGTCGGCGGATCGGCGTCATCACCTACACCAACTCGGCGTGCGACGAGATCAAGCAGCGTCTCGAGTTCGATCCTCGGGTCGAGGTGTCTACGATCCATTCGTTCGCCTGGTCGCTGATCGCCGGCTACGATACGGACATCCGGCAATGGCTCGACCAGAATCTGCTCAACGAGATCGCGGAGCTTCAGGTGGCTCAGGCCAAGGGGCGGCCGGGCACCAAGGCAACCAGTGATCGTGCTCGATCAATCGAGAGCAAACAGCGGCGGCGCGCCAGCCTCGGCGAAATACGGCGGTTCATTTACAGCCCGACCGGGGACAACCGGACGCGCGATGCCCTAAGCCATGCCGAGGTCATCATGATGACATCGGATTTCCTTGGGACGAAGAATGGGCTGCGAAAGCTGTTGATGTCGCGCTTCCCGATCCTGCTGATTGATGAAAGCCAGGACACCAACCGGGGGCTAATGGACGCGCTTTTGGGCGTGCAGGCGGCCAATCAAACACGCTTCTGCCTTGGCCTGTTTGGCGACACAATGCAGCGCATCTATGCAGACGGAAAGGTTGGGCTAGCCGAAGCGATCCCCCCCGATTGGTCTCGGCCGGTGAAGCGGATGAACCATCGCTGTCCTTCTCGCGTGGTTGATCTGATCAATAAGGTCCGAATGGACGATGATGGCCAGATGCAGCATGCGCGCAGCGACGCGGCAAAGGGTGTGGTTAGGCTGTTTGTGTTGCCGGAGACCACTTCCGAGAAGTCACACGCGGAAGCCGAAATCGCCCGGTCGATGTCGCAGATCACCGGCGATCCGGACTGGGTGGCCGGCACCGATGCGATCAAGACCCTAGCGCTGGAGCACCTGATGTCAGCGCGACGCTTTGGCTTCGAGTCGTTCTTTGCGCCGCTCTATGCTGTTCCGCGGATCAGAACCGGTATCCTCGATGGCAGCGGTGCGGGCATCGGCCTGTTCACCCGTGAGATCTTACCACTTACCCAGGCCTTGGCCGCTGGGGATCGTTTTGCGTCGGCTGCGATCATCCGTAAATCCTCGCCTTTGCTCGAGCGCGACCAGCTTGAGGCCGCAGGCGAGCGGCAGCTCGATCTACTCCGCAACGCGAAGGCGGCCTGTGACGGATTGCACGCGCTCTGCACGAAAGAGGATTCACCGAGCCTGCTCGCACTTCTGAACTATGTTGCGAGCAGGAAGCTATTTACGATCCCTGATGCGTTGCTGCCATTTGTCGCCTCAACCGAGCCTGACGATAGTTTAGAGACTGGCGTTGGACATG
The nucleotide sequence above comes from Methylocystis parvus OBBP. Encoded proteins:
- a CDS encoding UvrD-helicase domain-containing protein produces the protein MTIGTDDDNYDAEADKTIMACLDLAKPRSFFLYAGAGSGKTRSLVNAIRAICRDQGRHLSLSGRRIGVITYTNSACDEIKQRLEFDPRVEVSTIHSFAWSLIAGYDTDIRQWLDQNLLNEIAELQVAQAKGRPGTKATSDRARSIESKQRRRASLGEIRRFIYSPTGDNRTRDALSHAEVIMMTSDFLGTKNGLRKLLMSRFPILLIDESQDTNRGLMDALLGVQAANQTRFCLGLFGDTMQRIYADGKVGLAEAIPPDWSRPVKRMNHRCPSRVVDLINKVRMDDDGQMQHARSDAAKGVVRLFVLPETTSEKSHAEAEIARSMSQITGDPDWVAGTDAIKTLALEHLMSARRFGFESFFAPLYAVPRIRTGILDGSGAGIGLFTREILPLTQALAAGDRFASAAIIRKSSPLLERDQLEAAGERQLDLLRNAKAACDGLHALCTKEDSPSLLALLNYVASRKLFTIPDALLPFVASTEPDDSLETGVGHGDENHAHGKALDDEEAKSETGAWRLALDATLDQIERYDLYVRGLSPFDTHQGVKGLEFPRVMVIVNDEEARGFLFSYEKLFGAKEKSKTDIDNEAAGKETTIERTRRLFYVTCSRAKQSLAIVYYSSSPSVVRDAMIERGWFEPDEIEIIS